The following coding sequences are from one Schizosaccharomyces osmophilus chromosome 1, complete sequence window:
- the sec21 gene encoding coatomer gamma subunit Sec21, protein MSYSKKDEDNDESIFSNINQISVTQDARAFHQSSISPRKSRMLLCKIAYLLYTGDRFPEKQATELFFGITKLFQHKDPNLRQFVYIIIKELSSIAQDVIMITSSIMKDTATGSEVVYRPNAIRSLVRVIDANTVPAIERILTTAVVDPVSAVASAALVSAYHLYPVAKDVVSRWSNKAQDATTSHIVGRKVANSPFFATSLGYMPSASGISQYHALALLYRIRQSDHIAVLKIFRDIASKVAGLSNSHAFVMYVRYVASLMDQYPDMRKDMVPLFHNWLKGKGDMVNLEIARNMIRLKTLGDEDLRPVVAALTIFLTSHRSAARFSAIRTLNELAMTRPHLLYSCNPMIESLITDANRSIATYAITTLLKTGNEESVDRLMLQIANFMSEIPDNFKIIVVDAIRSLCLKFPRKQEAMLSFLSNILSDEGGYEFKRAAIDAIFDMIKYIPESKEKALAELCEFIEDCEYPKIAVRILCILGEEGPKAAEPTRFIRYIYNRIMLENAIVRSAAISALTKFGVNVKDNFVKHSVRVILSRCLDDADDEVRDRAALSVKVLDDMDSFLPFVKSNKVPSIPALERSLVLYVTGDKFDQPFDIEAVPTLTQEQIDAENLKVKTASTEISQVAPAPVVDESAEAVVKAETEFKSVLESIPEFSSFGPVLKSSSLIDVTERETEYVVKAIKHIFEKHIVIQYQLQNTLTEVVLENVTVGCVSSNENLIEEFVIPAPVAANEPVSLYVSFSYEGSDLFNTPTVIENVLRFTSKEIDPHTGKPEEEGYDDEYNIDDLWLKYGDFCIPFTFSNFDEHWEQLDHESSAVYSLSEIESFKAACSHLVELLQMQPVDGTDNVNDDAPLHVLKLCGGFVSGGKVLAIIKMIRANGAEGVTIKLITRAEDEKATESLPTAFEG, encoded by the exons ATGAgttattccaaaaaagatgaagataaCG ATGAGTCGATATTCTCGAATATTAATCAGATTTCTGTAACGCAAGATGCAAGAGCATTTCACCAATCATCAATTTCACCCCGGAAAAGCCGGATGTTGCTTTGCAAGATTGCATATCTGTTGTATACAGGAGATCGATTTCctgaaaagcaagcaactgaattgttttttggCATCACGAAGCTTTTTCAGCACAAGGATCCTAATCTAAGacaatttgtttacattatAATCAAGGAATTGTCTTCGATCGCGCAGGATGTGATTATGATTACTAGTAGTATTATGAAAGACACCGCAACGGGGAGTGAAGTGGTTTATCGTCCGAACGCTATACGTTCACTTGTTCGGGTAATTGACGCGAACACTGTTCCCGCTATTGAGCGTATTCTTACAACCGCTGTCGTTGATCCAGTTTCTGCTGTTGCTAGCGCTGCGTTGGTATCCGCGTATCACTTATATCCAGTAGCCAAAGATGTGGTATCCCGCTGGAGCAACAAGGCTCAGGATGCTACAACTTCTCATATTGTTGGCAGAAAGGTTGCTAATTCGCCCTTCTTTGCCACTTCTTTAGGTTATATGCCTTCAGCCAGCGGTATCTCCCAATATCATGCACTTGCTCTGTTATATAGAATTAGACAGTCTGACCATATTGCTGTCTTAAAAATATTTCGGGATATTGCTTCGAAGGTTGCTGGACTTTCCAATTCTCATGCTTTTGTCATGTACGTCCGTTATGTTGCTAGTCTTATGGATCAATATCCCGACATGCGTAAAGACATGGTACCTTTGTTTCACAACTGGTTGAAAGGTAAAGGCGATATGGTCAATTTGGAGATTGCTAGAAACATGATTCGCCTAAAGACCCTTGGTGATGAGGATTTACGTCCCGTAGTCGCTGCATTAACTATATTCCTTACCTCCCATCGCTCTGCCGCTCGCTTTTCTGCAATCCGTACTTTAAATGAATTAGCCATGACCCGACCTCATCTATTGTACTCTTGCAATCCTATGATCGAAAGTCTAATTACTGATGCGAACCGCTCCATAGCTACTTATGCTATTACCACTTTACTCAAAACCGGAAATGAAGAATCTGTTGATCGTCTCATGTTACAAATAGCTAATTTTATGTCTGAAATTCCCGATAACTTCAAGATTATCGTCGTTGATGCCATTCGTTCCTTATGTTTGAAATTCCCTCGTAAACAAGAGGCGATGTTATCCTTTCTTAGCAATATACTTAGTGACGAAGGTGGTTACGAGTTTAAACGTGCTGCTATCGATGCTATTTTCGATATGATCAAATACATTCCTGAATCGAAGGAGAAAGCCCTTGCCGAGCTATGCGAGTTTATTGAAGACTGCGAGTATCCAAAGATTGCAGTTCGTATCCTTTGTATACTAGGTGAAGAAGGACCTAAAGCTGCAGAACCAACAAGATTTATTCGGTATATCTATAACAGAATTATGCTTGAAAATGCAATTGTCCGTTCGGCCGCTATTAGTGCGCTCACTAAATTTGGTGTCAATGTCAAGGACAATTTTGTTAAGCATAGCGTAAGAGTTATTCTCTCCAGATGCTTGGATGATGCTGATGATGAGGTGCGCGATCGGGCTGCTTTAAGCGTTAAAGTTTTGGATGACATGGATTCCTTCCTGCCTTTTGTCAAATCTAATAAAGTTCCTTCTATTCCAGCATTGGAGCGTAGCCTTGTTCTTTACGTTACTGGTGACAAATTTGACCAACCTTTCGACATTGAGGCCGTGCCAACGTTAACTCAAGAACAAATTGATGCAGAAAATCTCAAGGTTAAGACGGCATCCACTGAGATTTCTCAAGTTGCACCAGCTCCAGTCGTTGATGAAAGCGCTGAAGCGGTCGTCAAAGCCGAAACCGAATTTAAGTCTGTTTTGGAATCCATCCCTGAGTTCAGTTCTTTTGGTCCGGTTTTGAAGTCATCTTCTTTAATTGATGTTACCGAACGTGAAACTGAGTACGTGGTTAAGGCCATTAAGcatatatttgaaaaacataTTGTCATTCAG TATCAACTTCAGAATACATTAACGGAGGTTGTTTTGGAGAATGTCACCGTTGGCTGCGTATCATctaatgaaaatttaatCGAGGAATTTGTGATCCCTGCGCCAGTTGCTGCTAACGAACCAGTTTCACTTTATGTCAGTTTCTCGTATGAAGGTTCTGATTTGTTCAATACTCCTACAGTCATTGAAAATGTACTACGCTTTACTTCTAAAGAGATTGATCCTCATACTGGCAAACcggaagaagaaggttACGACGATGAGTACAATATTGACGATTTGTGGCTTAAGTATGGAGACTTTTGTATTCCTTTCACTTTCTCCAATTTTGATGAACATTGGGAGCAACTTGATCATGAAAGTTCCGCAGTTTATTCTCTTAGTGAAATAGAGTCTTTCAAAGCCGCATGCTCTCACTTGGTGGAGCTTCTGCAAATGCAGCCCGTGGATGGAACAGATAATGTAAACGATGATGCACCCTTGCATGTACTGAAATTGTGCGGTGGATTTGTTTCCGGAGGAAAAGTGCTTGCAATTATAAAGATGATTCGTGCGAACGGCGCGGAAGGTGTCACCATCAAATTAATTACAAGAGCCGAAGACGAGAAAGCTACAGAAAGTTTGCCAACCGCTTTTGAAGGATAA
- the ssz1 gene encoding heat shock protein Ssz1, giving the protein MAESEEYKTVIGISFGNQNSSISFNRDGKTDVLANEEGNRQIPSILSYQGNQEYHGVQARGQLVRNADNSVTNFRDLIGKPYQEVTNHHCHYSASPVNVEGQVGFKVTVQEDEESQPKEKVVTAQEASTRHLQRLRESAQDFLGVKVDGCVMSVPVYFTEEQRKALEAAAVQAGLPILQLIHDPAAILLALMYSESVLIDKTVVVANFGANRSEVSVVSIKGGMMTVLSTAHDENLGGEELTDVLVKYFAKEFEKKNGINPLQNARSAAKLREQCELTKRVLSNNTNASAAVDSLAEGIDFHATLNRLRFELAAAAPLNRMAQLVEQAVKKANLEPFDVSEVVLAGGASNTPKLTSLMEGIFPEQTAIRSTSSVTPLPFDASELVAVGSGVQASLVGHFEASDIASSMESAIVEAPHLTAPIGINEGGKFVTLLDAETALPTRKVVEVVAPKEGGAYIPIFEAERSVKITKAEPEPLDEEEALSDEEEEEPEEIKERIAVPKTLLATINIPDVSPNSKIELVLQLDVEGKLTATARPKDGKGSSVRGSA; this is encoded by the exons atggCAGAATCCGAGGAATATAAGACTGTCATTggtatttcttttggaaaccaAAATAGTTCTATCTCTTTTAACAGA gATGGAAAAACTGACGTTCTGgcaaatgaagaaggaaatcgTCAAATTCCTTCTATTTTGTCTTACCAAGGTAACCAAGAATACCATGGTGTTCAAGCTCGTGGCCAACTTGTTCGCAACGCCGACAACTCTGTTACCAACTTCCGTGATTTGATTGGTAAACCCTATCAAGAAGTTACGAACCATCACTGCCATTATTCAGCTTCTCCTGTCAATGTCGAGGGACAGGTTGGTTTTAAGGTCACTGTTCAAGAAGATGAGGAATCTCAACCAAAGGAGAAGGTCGTTACTGCTCAAGAAGCCAGTACTCGCCATTTGCAGCGTCTTCGTGAATCGGCCCAAGACTTCTTGGGTGTTAAGGTTGATGGTTGCGTTATGTCCGTCCCTGTTTACTTCACTGAAGAGCAAAGAAAGGCTTTGGAAGCCGCTGCTGTTCAAGCTGGTCTCCCCATTCTTCAATTAATTCACGATCCTGCTGCTATTCTCCTCGCCCTCATGTATTCTGAGTCTGTTCTTATCGACAAGACTGTTGTCGTTGCTAACTTTGGTGCCAACCGCTCTGAAGTTTCCGTCGTTTCTATCAAGGGAGGTATGATGACCGTCTTATCCACCGCTCATGATGAAAACCTTGGTGGTGAAGAATTGACCGATGTATTGGTCAAATACTTTGCTAAAgagtttgaaaagaagaacgGTATTAATCCCCTCCAAAATGCCCGTTCCGCTGCCAAGCTCAGGGAACAATGTGAACTTACCAAGCGTGTTCTTAGCAACAATACCAACGCTTCTGCTGCTGTTGATTCCCTTGCTGAAGGCATTGATTTCCATGCTACCCTTAACCGTCTTCGTTTTGAACTCGCCGCTGCTGCTCCTTTGAACCGTATGGCCCAACTTGTTGAGCAAGCCGTTAAGAAAGCTAACTTGGAACCTTTTGATGTTTCCGAAGTGGTTTTGGCTGGTGGTGCTTCTAACACTCCCAAATTGACTTCTTTAATGGAAGGAATTTTCCCTGAACAGACCGCCATTCGTTCCACTAGCTCTGTTACTCCTTTGCCTTTTGACGCTTCCGAACTCGTTGCAGTTGGCTCTGGTGTCCAAGCCTCTTTAGTTGGTCACTTTGAAGCTTCCGACATCGCTTCTTCTATGGAGTCTGCCATCGTTGAAGCTCCTCACCTTACTGCTCCTATTGGTATCAACGAGGGTGGCAAGTTTGTCACTCTCTTGGACGCCGAGACTGCCTTGCCCACCCGTAAGGTTGTTGAGGTTGTCGCTCCCAAGGAAGGTGGTGCCTATATCCCTATTTTCGAGGCTGAGCGTTCTGTCAAGATTACCAAGGCTGAACCTGAGCCTTTGGATGAAGAGGAGGCACTTTccgatgaagaagaggaagagcCTGAGGAGATTAAGGAGCGTATCGCCGTTCCCAAAACTCTTCTCGCTACTATCAATATTCCTGACGTCTCACCTAATTCGAAGATTGAGTTGGTTCTTCAATTAGATGTCGAAGGAAAGCTTACCGCCACTGCTCGCCCTAAGGATGGCAAGGGTTCTAGCGTTCGTGGATCTGCATAA
- the mip1 gene encoding TORC1 substrate adaptor — translation MNDRNSEHSTSSRTHRSILSFNTNETGSDGYTETSNCMTETGGDTTSSANDGFGVAFPQPRHGFEEEYNNAEYINMLEQVFYMYYTDKRHRGVISKRSAEATETIHDWRMRERLKTISAALLVCLNIGVDPPDIIKPNPCAKYECWIDPFSLPASKALEAIGKNLQQQYETLSMRTRYRHYLDPAIEEVKKLCIAQRRNAKEERILFHYNGHGVPMPTSSGEIWVFNKNYTQYIPVSLYDLQTWLGAPCIYVYDCSAAGNIIANFNRFAEQRDREAFRLAKQNPNILAMPSHATSIQLAACGPKETLPMNPDLPADLFTSCLTSPIEISVRWYVLQNPFPSNLNLNMLLKIPGRLQDRRTPLGELNWIFTAITDTIAWNVFPKHLFRRLFRQDLMVAALFRNFLLAERIMLVHSCHPQSSPPLPPTHDHPMWNSWDLAIDNCLSQLPDMLEAESKGVSYEYKHSMFFSEQLTAFEVWLSQGLITRKPPDQLPLVLQVLLSQVHRLRALILLSKFLDLGIWAVDLALSIGIFPYVLKLLQSPAIELKPVLVFIWARILAVDDSCQADLLKDNGYGYFVQILNPNSSIFPSSNISEHRAMCAFILSIFCRGFPQGQLACLGPQVLSHCLSHLNSPDSLLRQWACLCIAQLWDNYSEAKWSAIRDNAHTMLGEIVFDPVPEVRASALVALTTFLGFPDKTEEVIAIETYIAFSALVAMSDASPMVRRELMIFLSHFVVCYKKRFIVVAYEDSISLNPRKKQHTPISESTIFETVWQAILSLSADPSVEVSMAAEAVVNYVYQTILNSSLKDEFSAFVSKSLPVPRNPITAQDTVTENTALDGDSRSYSASRSPAERTKLNRSFSLTKSLKGLALSFSGNDKASDILSLNGDSKASDYGASRLTDAKIPVPPSFNSIEYQSELDMPITSHFFDWSRKYYTEPQMRPNEDDEPGSVCYNQRLWRRNRNEKLIYQTRPLAELSGNNHWNQQVSSINNVFTPKKLVFHQFEDQLVSLSNNNLIQVWDWSRSKCLNAFKTASNLRSDVMDMQLLNEDDIALLMTGTSEGIVRLYRNYDTEDVELVTSWNALGDLMFGDRDAGLLLNWQQNCGHLLVAGDVRVIRIWDASKELCHSSLPARSSNGITSLTSDLVGCNVIVAGFSDGALRVYDKRLPARESMTDVWKEHGSRIVNLEMQSSGMRELISASTDGEVKLWDIRSNHSLLTIPAHTNDLMSLSAHSHAPVFATGSSNQYVKVWSTDGKNINTFRESSRFLTHSKLGGLSCLKFHPHHLMLACGDSTDNRINFYSCNKNELITNAVNEYY, via the coding sequence ATGAATGACCGAAATAGCGAACACTCCACTAGCTCTAGGACCCATAGGTCTATTTTGAGCTTTAATACGAATGAGACAGGAAGTGATGGCTATACAGAAACTAGTAATTGCATGACAGAGACTGGTGGGGACACGACAAGTTCAGCGAATGATGGTTTTGGAGTTGCATTTCCTCAACCCAGGCATGggtttgaagaagaatacAATAATGCAGAATATATTAATATGCTAGAACAAGTGTTTTATATGTATTATACGGATAAGCGGCATCGCGGTGTGATTAGTAAAAGGTCTGCAGAAGCCACGGAAACTATACATGACTGGAGAATGCGTGAAAGgttgaaaacaatatcaGCAGCACTGTTAGTATGTTTAAACATAGGAGTAGATCCTCCTGATATAATCAAACCCAACCCTTGTGCTAAATACGAATGTTGGATTGATCCATTTTCCTTGCCCGCTTCTAAAGCGTTGGAAGCTATCGGAAAAAATTTGCAGCAGCAATATGAAACGCTCAGTATGCGTACTAGATATCGTCACTACCTTGATCCGGCAATTGAAGAAGTAAAGAAGCTTTGTATTGCACAACGCCGAAATGCTAAGGAAGAGCGCATATTATTTCATTATAATGGCCATGGTGTTCCTATGCCTACTTCTTCTGGTGAAATATGGGtatttaacaaaaattacACTCAATATATTCCGGTATCTTTGTATGACCTACAGACGTGGTTAGGAGCGCCTTGTATATATGTCTACGATTGCAGTGCTGCTGGAAATATCATTGCTAATTTCAACCGATTCGCTGAGCAGAGAGACAGAGAGGCTTTCCGTCTTGCCAAACAAAACCCTAATATTTTGGCTATGCCATCGCATGCCACCAGTATCCAACTTGCAGCCTGTGgtccaaaagaaacacTTCCTATGAATCCTGATCTTCCTGCCGATCTTTTCACGTCTTGTCTGACTTCTCCTATCGAGATATCTGTCCGGTGGTATGTGCTTCAAAACCCATTTCCCAGCAATTTGAACTTGAAtatgcttttgaaaataccTGGCCGTTTGCAGGATCGTCGCACTCCGCTTGGTGAATTAAATTGGATTTTCACAGCCATTACGGATACTATAGCTTGGAATGTTTTCCCCAAACACCTTTTTCGAAGACTTTTCCGTCAGGATTTGATGGTAGCCGCTCTTTTCCGCAATTTCCTTTTAGCCGAACGCATTATGCTGGTGCATTCATGTCACCCACAATCTAGTCCTCCTTTGCCCCCGACCCATGATCACCCAATGTGGAATTCTTGGGATCTCGCCATTGACAACTGTTTGTCCCAACTTCCGGATATGCTTGAAGCTGAAAGCAAGGGAGTTTCTTATGAATATAAACATTCCATGTTCTTTAGCGAACAATTGACAGCTTTCGAAGTCTGGCTTTCTCAGGGCTTAATAACTCGCAAACCACCTGATCAATTGCCTCTTGTATTGCAAGTCTTGCTTTCGCAGGTACATCGTCTTCGAGCTTTGATTCTCTTATCTAAATTCCTTGACCTTGGAATTTGGGCCGTTGATTTAGCTCTATCCATTGGTATCTTCCCTtatgttttgaaattacTGCAATCACCTGCTATAGAATTAAAGCCAGTTTTGGTATTTATTTGGGCAAGGATCTTAGCGGTCGATGACTCATGCCAAGCAGACTTACTCAAGGATAATGGTTATGGGTATTTTGTACAAATCTTGAAtccaaattcatcaatttttccttcaagcAATATTTCTGAACACAGAGCTATGTGTGCATTCATTTTAAGCATTTTCTGTCGAGGATTTCCACAAGGACAGTTAGCTTGTCTTGGTCCTCAAGTATTATCGCATTGTCTGAGTCATCTTAATAGTCCTGATTCATTGCTTAGACAGTGGGCTTGTCTTTGTATTGCACAACTCTGGGATAATTATTCCGAAGCAAAATGGTCAGCTATACGTGATAATGCTCACACGATGCTTGGTGAGATCGTTTTCGATCCTGTCCCGGAGGTTCGTGCCTCAGCTTTAGTAGCTTTGACCACATTCTTGGGCTTTCCCGacaaaacagaagaagTCATAGCTATTGAAACATACATTGCCTTCTCTGCCCTTGTTGCAATGTCAGATGCATCTCCTATGGTGCGTCGCGAACTGATGATATTTTTATCCCATTTTGTGGTTTGCTATAAGAAGAGATTCATCGTAGTAGCTTATGAAGATAGCATATCTTTgaatccaagaaaaaaacagcATACCCCCATTAGTGAATCAACTATATTTGAGACTGTTTGGCAAGCTATTTTGAGTTTGTCAGCTGACCCGAGCGTGGAAGTATCAATGGCGGCGGAAGCCGTTGTAAATTATGTTTACCAAACTATTCTTAACTCATCGctaaaagatgaattttcTGCTTTCGTTTCTAAAAGTTTGCCGGTTCCACGGAACCCAATTACAGCCCAAGATACAGTCACTGAGAATACTGCTCTTGACGGTGACTCGCGATCTTATTCTGCGTCCCGAAGTCCAGCTGAAAGGACAAAGTTAAATAGATCGTTTTCTTTGacaaaatcattaaaaGGACTGGCTTTAAGTTTCTCAGGAAATGATAAAGCTTCTGACATACTTTCACTCAATGGAGACAGCAAAGCAAGTGACTATGGAGCTTCTCGCCTGACGGATGCTAAAATTCCTGttcctccttcttttaACAGTATAGAGTATCAATCTGAACTTGATATGCCTATAACGAGCCATTTCTTCGACTGGTCTCGTAAGTATTATACGGAACCTCAGATGAGACCtaatgaagatgatgaacCCGGCAGCGTTTGCTACAACCAACGCCTTTGgagaagaaacagaaacGAAAAGCTCATTTATCAGACAAGACCTCTTGCCGAGCTTTCTGGGAATAACCATTGGAATCAGCAGGTTTCATCGATAAATAATGTCTTTACTCCGAAAAAGCtagtttttcatcaatttgAAGATCAACTGGTATCACTAAGCAATAACAACTTAATTCAAGTCTGGGATTGGAGCCGTTCTAAATGCCTTAATGCTTTTAAAACTGCTTCGAATTTAAGAAGTGATGTTATGGATATGCAACTATTAAACGAAGACGACATTGCTTTGTTAATGACCGGTACATCCGAGGGCATTGTTCGCCTTTATCGCAACTATGATACCGAAGACGTCGAACTGGTGACTTCTTGGAATGCATTAGGGGATTTAATGTTTGGAGACCGTGACGCCGGTTTATTACTTAATTGGCAACAAAATTGTGGCCATCTCCTTGTAGCTGGCGATGTTCGCGTTATACGAATTTGGGATGCGTCGAAAGAACTATGCCATTCTAGTTTACCAGCCAGAAGTAGCAATGGTATTACCAGTCTTACCAGTGACCTTGTGGGATGTAACGTTATAGTTGCAGGTTTTTCTGATGGTGCATTAAGGGTATATGATAAACGATTACCAGCTAGGGAATCTATGACAGACGTTTGGAAAGAGCACGGTTCAAGGATTGTCAATTTGGAGATGCAGTCGTCAGGAATGAGAGAATTAATTTCGGCTAGTACAGACGGTGAAGTAAAACTATGGGATATTCGATCAAATCATAGTTTGCTTACAATTCCTGCTCATACAAATGATTTGATGTCTTTAAGCGCTCATAGCCATGCCCCCGTGTTTGCTACTGGATCTTCCAATCAATATGTAAAGGTATGGAGTACTGATGGGAAAAACATCAACACATTCCGTGAAAGTTCTCGATTTTTGACGCATTCTAAACTTGGCGGGCTTAGTTGCCTGAAATTCCACCCTCATCATCTAATGTTGGCATGTGGTGACAGCACAGACAATCGGATAAATTTCTACTCTTGTAATAAAAACGAACTAATCACCAATGCTGTTAATGAATACTACTAA